The Dokdonella koreensis DS-123 genome has a segment encoding these proteins:
- the rph gene encoding ribonuclease PH produces MTLSRPSGRAPDQLRPVAIERHYTRHAEGSVLVAFGDTRVLCTASVEERVPPFLRGKGEGWVTAEYGMLPRATKERTQREAARGGQGGRTMEIQRLIGRSLRACVDRAALGERTITLDCDVLQADGGTRTAAITGAYVALADAINGLRTRGLVKREVIHGAIAAVSVGIWQGLPVLDLDYAEDSACDTDMNVVMNDGGGFIELQGTAEGHAFRREELDALLGLAAGGVEELCRLQRVALAA; encoded by the coding sequence ATGACCCTCTCCCGCCCGAGCGGCCGAGCGCCCGACCAACTGCGCCCGGTGGCGATCGAGCGTCACTACACCCGTCATGCGGAAGGCTCGGTCCTGGTCGCGTTCGGCGATACCCGCGTGCTGTGCACGGCCAGCGTCGAGGAGCGCGTGCCGCCGTTCCTGCGCGGCAAGGGCGAAGGCTGGGTCACGGCCGAGTACGGCATGCTGCCGCGCGCGACCAAGGAGCGCACGCAGCGCGAGGCGGCGCGCGGCGGCCAGGGCGGCCGGACGATGGAGATCCAGCGCCTGATCGGCCGCAGCCTGCGCGCCTGCGTCGATCGCGCCGCCCTCGGCGAGCGCACGATCACGCTCGATTGCGACGTCCTGCAGGCCGACGGCGGCACCCGCACCGCGGCGATCACCGGTGCCTATGTCGCCCTCGCCGACGCGATCAACGGCTTGAGGACGCGCGGCCTGGTCAAGCGCGAGGTGATCCACGGCGCGATCGCGGCGGTCTCGGTCGGCATCTGGCAGGGCCTGCCGGTGCTGGACCTGGACTACGCCGAGGATTCGGCCTGCGACACCGACATGAATGTGGTCATGAACGACGGCGGCGGCTTCATCGAGCTGCAGGGCACGGCCGAAGGCCATGCGTTCCGCCGCGAGGAGCTCGATGCACTGCTGGGGCTGGCGGCCGGCGGCGTGGAGGAACTGTGCCGGCTGCAGCGGGTGGCGCTGGCGGCATGA
- the rdgB gene encoding RdgB/HAM1 family non-canonical purine NTP pyrophosphatase, which translates to MKLVLASSNAGKLDEIHAILADVGVELIAQSALGIDDAEETGATFVENALLKARHAARQSGLPALADDSGLCVDALGGAPGLLSARYAGRHGDSAANIARLLEALHGVPPDRRGAHFHCTLVLLRAPDEPAPLIAEGRWAGAILAAPRGTGGHGYDPVFLDPASGRSAAELDPAAKNAVSHRGRALAQLRRYLEAGASAAFG; encoded by the coding sequence ATGAAGCTGGTCCTGGCCAGCTCCAATGCCGGCAAGCTCGATGAAATCCACGCGATCCTGGCCGATGTCGGCGTCGAGCTGATCGCCCAGTCGGCGCTCGGTATCGACGATGCCGAGGAAACCGGCGCCACCTTCGTCGAGAATGCCCTGCTCAAGGCGCGCCACGCCGCGCGGCAGTCAGGTCTGCCGGCGCTGGCCGACGACTCGGGCCTGTGCGTGGACGCGCTCGGCGGGGCGCCCGGCCTGTTGTCGGCGCGCTACGCGGGGCGCCACGGCGACAGCGCCGCCAATATCGCGCGGCTGCTCGAGGCGCTGCACGGCGTGCCGCCGGACCGGCGCGGCGCCCATTTCCATTGCACGCTCGTGCTGCTGCGCGCGCCGGACGAGCCGGCGCCGCTGATCGCCGAAGGGCGCTGGGCCGGAGCGATCCTGGCGGCGCCGCGCGGTACCGGCGGACACGGCTACGATCCGGTCTTCCTCGATCCGGCCAGCGGCCGCAGTGCCGCCGAGCTCGACCCGGCTGCCAAGAACGCGGTCAGTCATCGCGGCAGGGCATTGGCGCAGCTGCGCCGCTACCTCGAGGCGGGCGCTTCGGCGGCATTCGGATAA
- the mlaE gene encoding lipid asymmetry maintenance ABC transporter permease subunit MlaE — MSNASKPRTPLAGGIAQVGACGLFLLSILAAVPASLRHFRETVRQVWFVGAMSLTIIMTCGLFVGMVLGLQLYYVLSIFGGTAALGTVVSLALYRELGPVVTALLFAGRAGTSITAEIGLMRATDQLSAMEMMAVDPMAYVVTPRFLAGIVAMPVLACVFNALGIFGAHLVGVTWLGLDNGTFWSNMTSSVDVWKDVANGLWKSLAFGAVVTLIATFQGYTTPPTSEGVAYATTRTVVFSSIVILALDFVMTAFLM, encoded by the coding sequence ATGAGCAACGCAAGCAAACCCCGCACGCCGCTCGCCGGCGGCATCGCCCAGGTCGGCGCCTGCGGCCTGTTCCTGCTGTCGATCCTGGCCGCCGTGCCGGCCAGCCTGCGGCATTTCCGCGAGACGGTGCGCCAGGTGTGGTTCGTCGGCGCGATGAGCCTGACGATCATCATGACCTGCGGCCTGTTCGTCGGCATGGTGCTGGGCCTGCAGCTGTACTACGTGCTGTCGATCTTCGGCGGCACCGCCGCGCTCGGCACCGTCGTCTCGCTGGCGCTCTACCGGGAACTGGGGCCGGTCGTGACCGCCCTGCTGTTCGCCGGCCGCGCCGGCACCTCGATCACCGCCGAGATCGGCCTGATGCGCGCCACCGACCAGCTCTCGGCGATGGAGATGATGGCGGTCGACCCGATGGCCTACGTGGTCACGCCGCGCTTCCTCGCCGGCATCGTCGCGATGCCGGTGCTGGCCTGCGTGTTCAATGCGCTGGGCATCTTCGGCGCGCACCTGGTCGGCGTGACGTGGCTGGGCCTGGACAACGGCACGTTCTGGTCGAACATGACCTCCAGCGTCGACGTCTGGAAGGACGTCGCCAACGGCCTGTGGAAGAGCCTGGCCTTCGGCGCGGTGGTCACGCTGATCGCCACGTTCCAGGGCTATACCACGCCGCCCACCAGCGAAGGCGTCGCCTACGCCACCACGCGCACCGTCGTGTTCTCGTCGATCGTCATCCTGGCGCTCGACTTCGTCATGACCGCTTTCCTGATGTGA
- a CDS encoding ABC transporter ATP-binding protein has translation MPLADSSATADSPLIRIRGLSTVLNGKTIFDGVDLDIPRGRVTAVMGPSGTGKTTLMRHITGQLAPDAGEVVVDGANVPSLSRGDLFRLREKIGYLFQNSALLTDFSVFENVAFPLRQHLRLPEELVRNIVLTKLQAVGLRGAAELMPSELSGGMARRVALARAIVRDPMLVIYDEPFVGLDPIALNQVVKLIRMLNDTLGLTGILVAHEFSAVQRVADQVYLLAAGKVVAQGTPAELAAGSSPWTRQFFGGEADGPVPFHYPARDYALDLGFPAATA, from the coding sequence ATGCCTCTCGCCGATTCCTCCGCCACCGCCGACAGCCCTCTGATCCGCATTCGCGGGCTCAGCACCGTGCTGAACGGCAAGACGATCTTCGACGGTGTGGACCTCGACATCCCGCGCGGCAGGGTGACCGCCGTGATGGGACCGAGCGGCACCGGCAAGACCACGCTGATGCGCCACATCACCGGCCAGCTCGCGCCGGACGCCGGCGAGGTCGTCGTCGACGGCGCCAACGTGCCGTCGCTTTCGCGCGGCGATCTGTTCCGGCTGCGCGAGAAGATCGGCTACCTGTTCCAGAACTCGGCGCTGCTGACCGACTTCTCGGTGTTCGAGAACGTCGCCTTCCCGCTGCGCCAGCACCTGCGCCTGCCCGAGGAACTGGTCCGCAACATCGTGCTGACCAAGCTGCAGGCCGTCGGCCTGCGCGGCGCCGCGGAGCTGATGCCGAGCGAGCTGTCCGGCGGCATGGCGCGGCGCGTGGCGCTGGCCCGCGCGATCGTGCGCGACCCGATGCTGGTCATCTACGACGAACCGTTCGTCGGCCTCGACCCGATCGCGCTCAACCAGGTCGTCAAGCTGATTCGCATGCTCAACGACACACTGGGCCTCACCGGCATCCTCGTCGCGCACGAGTTCTCGGCCGTGCAGCGCGTGGCTGACCAGGTCTACCTGCTCGCCGCGGGAAAGGTCGTCGCGCAGGGCACGCCGGCGGAACTCGCAGCCGGCAGCTCGCCGTGGACGCGGCAGTTCTTCGGGGGCGAGGCCGATGGCCCGGTGCCGTTCCACTACCCGGCGCGCGACTACGCCCTCGACCTCGGCTTCCCGGCGGCCACCGCATGA
- a CDS encoding YicC/YloC family endoribonuclease, with amino-acid sequence MIRSMTSFASADSEGAWGALSVELRSVNHRYLELAVRLPEELRGLEPAIRERIGARLSRGKIDFGLRHKRSEGATALTLDETVVTRLADVHRDLGARFPGLHTELTALLGWPGVLVEQGVDQDGLREAALALVDTALDEFVAAREREGARLAAFLRERLDGITALVASVRGHLPEVRAALRSRFDARIADLKQPLEPGRIEQEVVLQLQRIDVDEELDRLTAHLAEAHRVLGLREAVGRRLDFLMQEFNREANTLGSKAADPRTTQAAVELKVLIEQMREQVQNLE; translated from the coding sequence ATGATCCGCAGCATGACCTCCTTCGCCAGCGCCGACAGCGAAGGCGCCTGGGGCGCCCTCAGCGTCGAGTTGCGCTCGGTCAACCACCGCTACCTGGAGCTGGCCGTGCGCCTGCCCGAGGAACTGCGGGGCCTGGAGCCGGCGATCCGCGAGCGCATCGGCGCGCGCCTGTCGCGCGGCAAGATCGATTTCGGCCTGCGCCACAAGCGCAGCGAGGGCGCCACCGCCCTGACCCTCGACGAGACCGTCGTCACGCGGCTGGCCGACGTGCATCGCGACCTCGGCGCCCGCTTTCCCGGCCTGCACACCGAACTGACCGCCCTGCTCGGCTGGCCCGGCGTGCTGGTCGAACAGGGCGTGGACCAGGATGGCCTGCGCGAGGCGGCGCTGGCCCTGGTCGACACCGCCCTGGACGAATTCGTCGCCGCGCGCGAGCGCGAGGGCGCGCGCCTCGCTGCGTTCCTGCGCGAGCGCCTGGACGGCATCACCGCCCTGGTCGCCAGTGTCCGCGGCCACTTGCCCGAGGTGCGCGCCGCCCTGCGCAGCCGCTTCGACGCGCGCATCGCCGACCTCAAGCAGCCGCTGGAGCCGGGCCGCATCGAGCAGGAAGTGGTGCTGCAACTGCAGCGCATCGACGTCGACGAGGAACTGGACCGCCTGACCGCGCACCTGGCCGAAGCGCACCGCGTGCTCGGCCTGCGCGAGGCAGTCGGCCGGCGCCTGGATTTCCTGATGCAGGAGTTCAACCGCGAGGCGAACACGCTCGGTTCCAAGGCCGCCGACCCGCGCACGACCCAGGCGGCGGTCGAACTGAAAGTGTTGATCGAGCAGATGCGCGAGCAGGTGCAGAACCTGGAATGA
- the gmk gene encoding guanylate kinase yields MTGTLYVIAAASGSGKTSLVKALLEREPDLALSVSYTSRPPRPGEVDGQHYHFVSRQVFEHMAQAGAFFEYANVHGDYKGTARSVIEPLLAQGRDVLLEIDWQGAEQVRRLWPDTLSVFILPPSRAELERRLRHRASDSPDQITRRLADSRIEIAHAREFDFIVVNDDFAQAVTDLRAIFACRRLRRDAQLQRHATLFDDLLKPD; encoded by the coding sequence ATGACCGGCACGCTCTACGTCATCGCCGCCGCATCCGGGTCGGGCAAGACCAGCTTGGTCAAGGCGCTGCTCGAGCGCGAACCGGACCTGGCGCTGTCGGTCTCCTACACCTCACGGCCGCCGCGCCCGGGCGAGGTCGACGGCCAGCACTACCATTTCGTCTCGCGCCAGGTGTTCGAGCACATGGCGCAGGCGGGTGCGTTCTTCGAGTACGCCAACGTGCACGGCGACTACAAGGGCACCGCCCGCTCGGTCATCGAGCCGCTGCTGGCGCAGGGTCGCGACGTGCTGCTGGAGATCGACTGGCAGGGCGCCGAGCAGGTGCGCCGGCTGTGGCCCGACACGCTCAGCGTCTTCATCCTGCCGCCGTCGCGCGCCGAGCTGGAACGGCGCCTGCGCCACCGGGCGTCGGACAGCCCCGACCAGATCACCCGGCGCCTGGCCGACTCGCGCATCGAGATCGCGCACGCCCGGGAATTCGATTTCATCGTCGTCAACGACGACTTCGCGCAGGCGGTGACCGACCTGCGCGCGATCTTCGCCTGCCGGCGGCTGCGGCGCGACGCGCAACTGCAGCGGCACGCCACCCTGTTCGACGACCTGCTCAAGCCCGACTGA